The following DNA comes from Oncorhynchus gorbuscha isolate QuinsamMale2020 ecotype Even-year unplaced genomic scaffold, OgorEven_v1.0 Un_scaffold_7569, whole genome shotgun sequence.
GGTGTGCATTCTCTGCCATCACATCAGCAGCCAGATCAaaatactgagacagagacagagtatagtagatatacagtagtagaatacagtagagtacattagagtacagtataacagtagagtacagtataacagtataatatATTAGactgcagtataatatagtagagtacagtataatagtataatagagtacagtacagtataatagtataatatagtagagtgcagtagagtatagtataatatagtagagtacagtataacagtataatatattagactacagtataatatagtagagtacagtataatagtataatatattagactacagtataatagtataatatagtagagtacagtatagtataatagagtagagatAGTAtactagtataatatagtagagtacagtataatagtataatatattagactacagtataatataaatatagtagagtacagtataatagtataatatattagactacagtataatagtataatatagtagagtgcagtagagtatagtataatatagtagagtacagtataatagtataatatagtagagtacagtagagtatagtataatatagtagagtacagtataatagtataatagagtagagatAGTAtactagtataatatagtagagtacagtataatagtataatatagtagtgtacagtagagtatagtataataaagtagagtacagtataatagtataatatagtagagtacagtagagtatagtataattaagtaaagtacagtataatagtataatagtataatatagtagaatacagtataatagtataatagagtagagtacagtatactagtataatatagtagagtacagtataatagtataatagagtagaggtAGTAtactagtataatatagtagagtacagtagagtatagtataatatagtagagcacagtagagtatagtataatatagtagagtacagtagagtatagtataatatggtagagtatagtatagtagagtacagtagagtgtagtataatatagtagagtacagtagagtatagtataatatagtagagtacagtataatagtacaatagagtagagtacagtataatagtataatagagtagagtgcagtagagtatagtataatatagtagagtagagtataatagtataatagagaagagtacagtatagtataatatagtagagtacagtataatagagtagagtatagtagagtatagtataatatagtagagtacagtataatagtataatagagtagagtacagtatagtataatatagtagagtactgtataatagagtagagtacagtagagtatagtataatatagtagagtactgtataatagtataatagagtagagtgcagtagagtatagtataatagagtagagtgcagtagagtatagtataatagagtagagtacagtagagtatagtataatagagtagagtgcagtagagtatagtataatatagtagagtactgtataatagtataatatactatagtactgtagaataACCTACCTCATATttgcagtatagtataatatagtactgtataatagtataatagagtacagtagagtatagtataatatagtagaataccctacctcatatttgcagtatagtataatatagtactatataatagtataatagagtagagtacagtagagtatagtataatatagtagaataccctacctcatatttgcagtatagtataatatagtactgtataatagtataatagagtacagtagagtatagtataatatagtactgtataatagtataatagagtagagtatagtataatatagtactgtataatagtataatagagtagagtatagtataatatagtactgtataatagtataatagagtagagtatagtataatatagtactgtataatagtataatagagtacagtagagtatagtataatatagtagaataccctacctcatatttgcagtatagtataatatagtactgtataatagtataatagagtagagtacagtagagtatagtataatatagtactgtataatagtataatagagtagagtacagtagagtataatatagtagaataccctacctcatatttgcagtatagtataatatagtactgtataatagtataatagagtagagtagaatatagtataatatagtagaataccctacctcatatttgcagtatagtataatatagtactgtataatagtataataggagtacagtagagtatagtataatatagtagaataccctacctcatattttgcagtatagtataatatagtactgtataatagtataataaagtagagtacagtagagtataatatagtagaataccctacctcatatttgcagtatagtataatatagtactgtataatagtataatagagtagagtacagtagagtataatatagtagaatacCCTACCTCATATTTGCAGTATAGTAGCAGCAGGTTTCCGAAGGTGACCGGGGGGAAGGGGATCTGCTGCAGGAGGAAGGCCAGTTTCTCAAAACCCTCCGATGGCTTCTTATTCATGTTCATCAGGGCCTGGTTGTGGAGTGTCACTGGATCCAGCTCCTACAAGACAACAGACATGTGGAAATAACTATTTGTTctttaactaacttgcctagttaaatacaggatCAAATAAAACCAATTTAAATGGATATTTCATTGTCCATTGGTTAGAAGGAgaatgtctacacacacacacacacacacacacacacacacacacacacacacacacacacacacacacacacacacacacacacacacacacacacacacacacacacacacacacacacacacacacacacacacagtacctccTCTGATCTGGGAGGCATGTCAGTCAAGGCCTCCTGAGCTGCATcgcctgcagacagacagacagacagacagacagacagacagacagacagacagacagacagacagacagacagacagacagtaaaaaaagtaaaaaatagataagtttaaaaaaattgaaataaaagtaacaagaaattaaagagcagcagtaaaataacaatagcgaggctatataatgtgcgggggcaccggttagtcgaggtaattgaggtgatatgtacatgtaggtagagttaaagtgactacgcatagattataaacagagagtaccaGCCTGGTATACTATGAGAACGGACAGTTTTCAGCTGGTAATTTCTGACAGCCTGGTCACAGTACACCCCTGGACAGAATGCTAGTCTATCACAGTACACCCCTGGACAGAATGCTAGTCTAtcacagtacaccccctggacagaatGCTAGTCTATCACAGTACACACCCTGGACAGAATGCTAGTCTAtcacagtacaccccctggacagaatGCTAGTCTATCACAGTACACACCCTGGACAGAATGATAGTCTAtcacagtacaccccctggacagtaCACCCTCTTAATGCTGAGAGTCAAGCAGAAAGTCAACCAGGTCCCATTTTTACAGTTTTTGTTACGACTCGGCCGGGGATTGAACTCCCAACCCTCCAATCTCAGGGCGGatactctaaccacaaggctgcTGAATGTACTCACAGTTTTTGAGCTGGTATTCTATAGCAGCCTTGAGGTTGAATCCTTCTATGAGGGCGGTCTCATGTAGGATCAGGGTGTTCCCAACACTCCTCACGTCAATGCCCTCTGTCGTCATGCCAACGCTCAGCTCTGGACGACgagaacacacacgcacagcacagagagacacaggatgGTCAGGGGAAAACATGGATGAGAAGGAGGGTCACTAAGGGAAAACCCCAACAGAGTGATCAAGGTATCTAACTAAACAGGTGTGCTGTCATTTTAAAGCCGACCTGGATGTTCCCTGATCCCTCTCTCGATGATCTCTCCCATGAAGTTGAGGGCCTGACCATACTGTTTCATACTGTAGTAGCACAGACCTATGTTGTAGGACagttctgagacaggagggaggagagagaggcagggagaggaggagggaattagtggggagggacagggagatagggagggcagagaggagagagagggagagagagaaggagagaattagggggagaggagagagggagggagaggaggagagaattaggggggagaggagagagagggagggagaggaggagagaattaggggagaggagagagagggagggagaggaggagagaattaggggagaggagagagagagggagggagaggagagaattaggggagaggagagagaggggagagagaggaggtgagaattagaggggagaggagagagggagggagaggaggagagaattagggggagaggagagagagggacggagggagaggaggatagaattacgggggagcggagagagagggaggaagaggaggagagaattaggggtgagaggagagagagggagggaaaggaggagagaattagggggagaggagagagagggagggagaggaggagagaattagggggaggaagagagagattcaGCAAATGCAAGAGACTTTTAGGACAGGCAAAAGGTTAGACGTTTTCCTCTGTGTGCATGCAGTTACCTGGTTGGTAGCCCAGCACCTGCATGGCAGACATGAACTTCTTGCAAGCCTCCTCGTACTCCCCCTCCTTGTAGAGTAGACAGCCCATGTCCACGTCATAGTCTGGGTCGTCCTGGGGAAGCTGCTCTACCAGTGTCTGACAGGGAGAGGGTTCATAAAGGGCTTATAAGAGGTCATAAAGGGTTATAGGGAGTCATAAGGGCATATTAGTTGAGGACATTTGTTATAAGGGGTCACAAGGGTTTCTAAATGGATCAAAAACACTAACTAAGCAGTTATAAgaggttataataataataataataataatatatgccatttagcagacgcttttatccaaagcgacttacagtcatgtgtgcatacattctacgtatgggtggtcccggggatcgaacccactaccctggcgttacaagcgccatgctctaccaactgaactacagaaggaccacccatacCTATATTAGGTTATCCtgacctcatgacatacagtaatgacatacagtaactaccaggttatattaggttatattaggttctcctgacatacagtaactaccaggttatattaggttctcctgacctcatgacatacagtaactaccaggttatattaggttctcctgatctcatgacatacagtaactaccaggttatattaggttctcctgacctcatgacatacagtaactaccatgttatattaggttctcctgatctcatgacatacagtaactaccaggttatattaggttctcctgatctcatgacatacagtaactaccagatTATATTAGGTTCTCCGGACCTCATGACATATgcagtaactaccaggttatattaggttctcctgacaCAGGCAccaccaggttatattaggttctcctgactcatgacatacagtaactaccaggttatattgtGCCTCCTGatctcatgacatacagtaactaccaggttatattaggttctcctgaccccatgacatacagtaactaccaggttatattaggttctcctgacatacagtaactaccaggttatattaggctcctcctgacctcatgacatacagtaactaccaggttatattaggttctcctgacatgacagtaactaccaggttatattaggttctcctgatctcatgacatacagtaactaccaggttatattaggttctcctgacatacagtaactaccaggttatattaggtctcctgacatacagtaactaccaggttatattaggttctcctgacctcatgacatacagtaactaccaggttatattaggttctcctgacctcatctcctgttatattaggttctcctgatctcatgacatacagtaactaccaggttatattaggttctctcATGACATACCTCATTAGGTTCTCCTGACAGTAACTACCAGgtatattaggttctcctgacctcatggcatacagtaactaccaggttatattaggatCTCATGACAGTAActcaggttatattaggttctcctgacctcatgacatacagtaactaccaggttatattaggttctcctgatctcatgacatacagtaactaccaggttatattaggttctcctgacctcatgacatacagtaactaccaggttatattaggttctccctgacatacagtaactaccaggttatattaggttctctgatctcatgacatacagtaactaccaggttatattaggttctcctgacatgacatacagtaactaccaggttatattaggttctcctgacatacagtaactaccaggttatattaggttctcctgacctcatgacagtaactaccaggttatattaaccTCATGatacaggttatattaggttctcctgacctcatgacatacagtaactaccaggttatattaggttctcctgacctcatgatagtaactaccaggttatattaggttctcctgacctcatgacatacagtaactaccaggttatattaggttctgatctcatgacatacagtaactaccaggttatattaggttctcctgacatacagtaactaccatgttatattaggttctcctgacatacagtaactaccaggttatattaggttctcctgatctcatgacatacagtagctaccaggttatattaggttctcctgacctcatgacatacagtaactaccaggttatattaggttctcctgacctcatgacatacagtagctaccaggttatattaggttctcctgacatacagtaactaccaggttatattaggttctcctgacctcatgacatacagtaactaactaccaggttatattaggttctcctgacctcatgacatacagtaactaccaggtaCATGATTATGGTCTTTAGTTCTGGTTCTAGTTCTGGTTCTAGTTCCAGTTCTGGTTTAGTTATGTTCTAGTTCTGGTTAAGGTATGGTTCTAGTTAAGTTCTGTTCAATTTCTGGTTAAGTTATGGTTCTGGTTTAGTTCTGGTTCTAGTCAATGGTTCTAGTCAATGGCTCTAGTCATAGGTTCTAGTCATAGGTCTAGTCATAGGTCTAGTTCAggttctagtcatggttttagtcatggttctagtcatggttcaATTGATGTTCTAGTCATGGTTCTAGTTCTAGTCATTGTTCTAGTTCAGGTTCAAGTCATGGTTCTAGTTCtggttctagtcatggttcaCTGATGTTCTAGTCATGGTTCTAGTTCTAGTTCAGGTTCTAGTCATGGTTCTTGGTTCTAGTTCTATTCATGGTTCTAGTCATGGTTCTAGTTCTGGTGCTAATTATGGTTCTAGTTATGGCCAAGTCCAGTATATGTCCAATACTAGTCTCTACTAACCTTCGCTCCAGAGTACTCCTCTTCTCCGTATTTGATGGATGCCTGCAGTTTGATCATCTgtgggagagatggacagaacatGGGTCAGAAGAGAGAATATGGTTGAAGAACAGAATTATATCTCAGGGTGGTAagataactctacctggtagtaaacattataactctacctggatgtaaacattataactctacctggtagtaacattataactctacctggtagtaaacattataactctactctggtagtaaacattataactctacctggtagtaaacattataacacTACCTggatgtaaacattataactctacctggtagtaaacattataaacctggtagtaacattataactctacctggtagtaaacattataactctacctggtagtaaacattataactctacctgtaaacattatgactctatgtaaacattataactggtagtaaacattataaccttacctggtagtaaacattataactctacctggtagtaaacattataactctacctggtagtaaacattataactctactgGTAGTAAACTACctgtagtaaacattataactctacctggatgtaaacattataactctacctggtagtaaacattataactctacctggtagtaaacattataactctacctggtagtaaacattataactctacctagtggggctggtagtaaacattatgactctacctggtagtaaacattataactctacctggtgaAACATTGTAAtcacctggtagtaaacattataactctacctggtggggctggtagtaaacattatgactctacctggtagtaaacattataactctacctggtagtaaacattataactctacctggtagtaaacattataactctacctggtagtaaacattataactctacctggtagtaaacattataactctacctggtagtaaacattataactctacctggtagtaaacattataactctgcctggtagtaaacattataactctacctggtagtaaacattataactctacctggtagtaaacattataactctacctggtagtaaacattataactctacctggtggggctggtagtaaacattatgactctacctggtagtaaacattataactctacctggtagtaaacattataactctacctggtggtaaacattataactctacctggtagtaaacattataactctacctggtagtaaacattataactctgcctggtagtaaacattataactctacctggtagtaaacattataactctacctggtagtaaacattataactctacctggtggggctggtagtaaacattatgactctacctggtagtaaacattataactctacctggtagtaaacattataactctacctggtagtaaacattataactatacctggtagtaaacattataactctgcctggtagtaaacattataactctatctggtagtaaacattataactctacctggtagtaaacattataactctacctggtagtaaacattataactctacctggtagtaaacattataactctacctggtagtaaacattataactctacctggtagtaaacattatgactctacctggtagtaaacattataactctacctggtagtaaacattataactctacctggtggtaaacattataactctacctggtagtaaacattataactctacctggtagtaaacattataactctgcctggtagtaaacattataactctacctggtagtaaacattataactctacctggtagtaaacattataactctacctggtggggctggtagtaaacattatgactctacctggtagtaaacattataactctacctggtagtaaacattataactctacctggtagtaaacattataactatacctggtagtaaacattataactctgcctggtagtaaacattataactctatctggtagtaaacattataactctacctggtagtaaacattataactctacctggtagtaaacattataactctacctggtagtaaacattataactctacctggtagtaaacattatgagTCTatctggtagtaaacattataactctacctggtagtaaacattataactctacctggtagtaaacattataactctacctggtgggGCAGGAGAGGTTCCGGATCAAAACAGTCCAAAACTGAGAGGTTCTGGGTCCTGTTGTGGCAGGATCCGGCTCAAATGAAGCACTGATTCTACCTCTACCTTGGTATTATAACTTGATGTAGGAAGTGTACCTTGGTGTGGCTGGTAGGGTTGTCCAATAGAAAGGTAGCCTTCATGGCCTCGGGGTAGGCACAGGCCCCGTACAGAGACTGGGCGTAATACAGCCTGTACTCCTCCACCTCGGGGTGTAGCTGGGTCAGCTGCTCATAGCACTCTGCTGCGTTGGTGAAGTCCTGCatgtggtagtagcagtagcctAGCAGAGACAGGGCTGCCCGtgactgggaggaggaggagaaggtagaggaggaggagaataagAAGATTACGGACTCCATTCAATCCATATCGCCCAAGTTCAGCACTATATGGCGATTGACATTTAAAGGTAATGTTCCCGCATTCCATGAGATTGCagtcacggtaaacgctgcatatatTGTCTATAGGTAATTGAAAATTACCTTTAAAATTTAAAGAACGCTATAGCGATTAACTTTGCAGATACGGATTGAATCTGAGTCTCTGACAAGCTGTCCAATGAAATAGTCTGAGGGATGCCTGTTTCAAAGTATCATCACAAGCTATCATGACAAGTCACTTATTAGCAAGCTAAACATTGGCTGTTTCTGTGACAGCAATGGAGTTGGCAatagcacaaactgatctgggagcaggctatagaaggagacgaTAGATCTGGGGCCAGGCTATTGgagacaacagacctgggaccaggccagaaggagacaacagacctgACCAGGCTAGGAAGTAGTCAACAGGAcctctgggaccaggctatagaaggagacaacagacctgggaccaggctatagaaggagacaacagacctgggaccaggttaTAGAAGGAGGCAAcaggacctgggaccaggctatagaaggagaaaacagatctgagaccaggctatagaaggagacaacagatctgagaccaggctatagaaggagacaacagatctgggaccaggctatagaaggagacaacagacctgggaccaggttatagaaggagacaacagatctgagaccaggctatagaaggagacaaatcaaatcaaatcaaatcaaatgttatttgtcacatacacatggttagcagatgttaatgcgagtgtaaagaaatgcttgtgcttctagttccgacaatgcagtgataaccaacaagtaatctaaactaacaattccaaaactacagtcttatacacagtaaggggataaggaatatgtacatatgatatatgaatgagtgatggtacagagcagcatacagtagatggtatcgagtacagtatatacatatgagatgagtgtgtagacaaagtaaacaaagtggcatagttaaagtggctagtgatacatgtgttacataaggatgcagtcgatgttgtagagtacagtatatacatatgtatatgagatgaataatgtagggtaagtaacattatataaggtagcattgtttaaagtggctagtgatatatttacatcatttcccatcaattcccattattaaaatggctggagttgggtcagtgtcaatgacagtgtagttggcagcagccactcaatgttagtggtggctatttaacagtctgatggccttgagatagaagctgtttttctttcagtctctcggtcccagctttgatgcacctgtactgacctcgccctGGATGATAGcagaacaggcagtggttcgggtggttgatgtccttgatgatctttatggccttctgtaacaacgggtggtgtaggtgtcctggagggcaggtagtttgccccggtgatgcgttgtgcagtcctcactaccctctgagagcCTTACGGCTTGAGGGCGGAGTgttgtcgtaccaggcggtgatacaggccCGCCAGatgctcgattgtgcatctgtagaagtttgtgagtgcttttggtgacaagccaatttCTTCAGCCCTGAGGTTGAATAGCGCTGCTGCGCctttcttcacgacgctgtcagtgtgagtggaccaattcagtttgtctgtgatgtgtgtatgccgaggaacttaaactagctaccctctccactactgttccatcgatgtggatagggggcaccctctgctgtttcctgaagtccacaatcatctccttagttttgttgacgtgagtgtgaggttattttcctgacaccacactccaagggccctcacctctccctgtaggccgtcccggtcgttgttggtaatcaagcctaccactgttgtgtcgtccgcaaacttgatgattgagttggaggcgtgcatggtacacgcagtcgtgggtgaacagggagtacaggagaggctccagaacgcacccttgtggggccccgtgttgaggatcagcggggaggagatgttgttgcctgccctcaccacctggggcggcccgtcaggaagtccagtacccagttgcacagggcggacaacagatctgagaccaggctatagaaggagacaacagatctgagaccaggctatagaaggagacaacagatctgagaccaggctatagaaggagacaacagacctgggaccaggctatagaaggagaaaacagatctgggaccaggctataggagacaacagacctgggaccaggctagaaggagaaaacagatctgagaccaggctatagaaggagaaaacaaatctgggaccaggctatagaaggagacaacagacctgggaccaggttatagaaggagacaacagacctgggaccaggctatagaaggagacaacagatctgagaccaggctatagaaggagaaaacaatctgagaccaggctatagaaggagacaacagacctgggaccaggctatagaaggagacaactgatctgagaccaggctatagaaggagaaaacagatctgagaccaggctatagaaggagaaaacagatctgggaccaggttatagaaggagaaaacagatctgagactaggctatagaaggagacaacagatctgggaccaggttatagAAGGAggcaaacagacctgggaccaggctatagaaggagaaacagatctgagaccaggctatagaaggagacaacagacctgggaccaggctatagaaggagaaaacagatctgggaccaggttatagAAGGAggcaacagacctgggaccaggctatagaaggagaaaacagatctgagaccaggctatagaaggagacaacagat
Coding sequences within:
- the LOC124029758 gene encoding tetratricopeptide repeat protein 30A-like; its protein translation is MTLTTIKDGEYTATVYKMIKDGRYGEAVHILSNELQKQMKSRAALSLLGYCYYHMQDFTNAAECYEQLTQLHPEVEEYRLYYAQSLYGACAYPEAMKATFLLDNPTSHTKMIKLQASIKYGEEEYSGAKTLVEQLPQDDPDYDVDMGCLLYKEGEYEEACKKFMSAMQVLGYQPELSYNIGLCYYSMKQYGQALNFMGEIIERGIREHPELSVGMTTEGIDVRSVGNTLILHETALIEGFNLKAAIEYQLKNCDAAQEALTDMPPRSEEELDPVTLHNQALMNMNKKPSEGFEKLAFLLQQIPFPPVTFGNLLLLYCKYEYFDLAADVMAENA